The following proteins are encoded in a genomic region of Cryptomeria japonica chromosome 11, Sugi_1.0, whole genome shotgun sequence:
- the LOC131046645 gene encoding protein PLASTID MOVEMENT IMPAIRED 1-RELATED 1: MGDTKFQHMSMKDERMKKTASKGCLHSNRVWISKLPCRNVTLNDTSSQFPASKIDFRHSTSSVVRSTFEQDEICDNPPRLSWEGFQHAGKTFDFDLKPNPRALNLHGASQLQQSSSCMEHRKCSDNDNFPKWMEDNLNFSRQIEAPLKRKKRLWNWKPLRALAHTRKQQFRCIFTLHVHRVEGLPQSMNGLLISVHWRRKYGEEQTMPARVCEGTAEFEETLHQICTIYGSRMPGQGMNYKSKVFTLFVSAVDAKGIDFGEHRIDLSILLPKHLSDGRGYTKANCSTMSFKLAGMAQEGTLSVTFSCKIPKNELQQMQDRGTKHADMSDRVRFQSLRRFSNSHPGNSEIYSNSSPSISGHETNLDDIDHLNLNSQASIMNEVSTEKHRCLQHSKDVKRSCSLAELFALELEINFSSPLININESNGSSSQNACQDDKVRLEDDNEYTVIEKGVEMGIGNVSQLLEPDKELLERSLRTREEEMIENHTNAQQAQQLNTPNSWLEENAEAEVCLLSVQHQQDKQSDISKACTCDDKKPADGHFLNMLDQNYNSSHLSSESDPDSPRACLLKQFERECMLEGANLGPELCIPTVLHSEQTSKGSWDSDEELCLDSIVRAAESEFQKAKQTLSSKLRATMLEKAEADALLEKWGMDEKDFLNSPVNTQGGFGSPVNFPPQEHVERPALAEGVGSVVKMRDGGFLGSMSPVSKYKESLLMQVSRPLVVSAETGSSVIDILSRLASLGAEILTAQAKEMMPLEDITGKNIQQLALDSGPSLKKSKTREFTDPELNNESDHRLHVLSFDRGMSISQGMNQVQFGTLSAKRDTQELELSATGNIPELKMSAIRDIYNELVFLEELVPSAMEKIEPLAVEGLKIQSEMADQDAPSNLNALWPSERTPSVPKRTEESGRLGLEGTTGLGLSGVKDYDYNGEGLMAMAITLDECMKLDAAMADKEVSERSPKSLPDHCDVNLELTGRRHPKCNKSELERQKHALERWSTIGKTLTIALRIQLHDPLRNYEPVGAPMMALVKAERVELPPSPTTGRVVDKWNCEVYGETKERKEESHFKVTNVHVAGLKLQENTRTNGWSNPKQKQSGSRWLIANGMGKSQKHPLLKQMSAASKVDVKPRETLWSISTRFHSSGKQGNEIATLGSHIRNPDIIFPNDTINFR; this comes from the exons ATGGGTGACACAAAATTTCAGCATATGTCAATGAAAGATGAGAGAATGAAGAAAACAGCTTCGAAGGGTTGTCTGCATTCAAATAGAGTCTGGATAAGCAAATTGCCTTGTAGAAATGTTACTCTCAACGACACTTCTTCCCAATTTCCAGCCTCCAAGATTGATTTTCGCCATTCTACATCATCGGTGGTCCGCAGCACCTTTGAACAAGATGAAATTTGTGACAATCCGCCAAGACTATCATGGGAAGGATTTCAACATGCGGGTAAGACATTTGATTTTGATCTGAAACCCAATCCTAGAGCATTAAATTTACATGGTGCTTCCCAGCTGCAGCAATCTAGTAGTTGTATGGAACATAGGAAATGTTCTGACAATGATAATTTCCCCAAATGGATGGAGGACAATTTGAATTTTAGCAGGCAAATTGAGGCTCCCCTTAAGAGGAAGAAACGCTTATGGAATTGGAAACCTTTGCGAGCTCTTGCACATACTCGCAAGCAGCAATTCAGATGTATCTTCACCTTGCATGTCCATCGTGTTGAGGGGCTTCCACAAAGCATGAATGGCTTGCTGATTTCTGTCCATTGGAGACGAAAATATGGAGAAGAACAGACGATGCCTGCTCGTGTTTGTGAAGGCACTGCTGAATTTGAAGAGACACTTCATCAGATTTGCACCATCTATGGAAGCAGGATGCCAGGTCAAGGCATGAATTATAAATCAAAGGTTTTCACACTTTTTGTTAGTGCTGTGGATGCCAAAGGGATAGATTTTGGTGAACATCGGATTGATCTCAGCATATTGCTTCCAAAGCATTTAAGCGATGGTAGAGGGTATACAAAGGCCAATTGCTCTACTATGAGTTTCAAGCTTGCAGGTATGGCTCAAGAAGGAACTTTATCTGTAACTTTTTCATGCAAAATCCCAAAGAATGAACTTCAGCAAATGCAAGATAGGGGCACTAAACATGCAGATATGTCTGACCGAGTAAGATTTCAATCTTTACGCAGATTTTCAAATTCTCATCCTGGAAATTCAGAAATCTATTCTAATTCTAGTCCTTCCATCTCTGGGCATGAAACCAATCTTGATGACATAGATCATTTGAACCTAAATAGTCAAGCTTCTATCATGAATGAGGTCTCTACTGAAAAACACCGCTGTCTTCAACATTCAAAAGATGTGAAAAGAAGTTGCAGTTTAGCGGAGTTGTTTGCCCTTGAATTAGAGATCAATTTTTCTAGTCCACTCATTAATATAAATGAATCTAATGGCAGTTCTAGTCAAAATGCTTGCCAGGATGATAAAGTTCGTCTAGAGGATGATAATGAATACACAGTTATTGAGAAGGGGGTGGAGATGGGAATTGGGAATGTCTCGCAATTACTGGAACCAGATAAAGAGCTTTTAGAGCGTAGTTTGAGAACTAGAGAAGAGGAAATGATTGAAAATCACACGAATGCCCAACAGGCTCAGCAGTTGAATACTCCAAATTCCTGGTTGGAAGAGAATGCTGAAGCTGAAGTATGTCTACTGTCTGTTCAGCATCAACAAGATAAACAAAGTGACATAAGCAAGGCTTGTACATGTGATGACAAAAAACCGGCTGATGGTCACTTCCTTAACATGCTGGATCAAAATTATAATTCCTCTCATTTAAGCTCTGAAAGTGATCCGGACTCTCCCAGAGCATGCCTTCTTAAGCAGTTTGAGAGAGAATGTATGTTGGAAGGAGCCAATCTTGGACCTGAATTATGCATTCCAACCGTCTTACATTCAGAACAAACTTCTAAAGGCAGTTGGGACTCCGATGAGGAATTATGTCTGGATTCAATAGTGCGGGCTGCAGAATCGGAATTTCAAAAAGCAAAGCAGACTTTGTCCAGCAAATTGCGAGCCACCATGCTAGAGAAAGCAGAGGCAGATGCACTGTTGGAAAAGTGGGGTATGGATGAAAAAGATTTTCTGAACTCTCCTGTAAACACTCAAGGTGGATTTGGCAGTCCTGTCAATTTTCCTCCCCAGGAGCATGTTGAGAGACCTGCTCTTGCAGAAGGAGTTGGTTCAGTTGTTAAAATGCGGGATGGAGGTTTTCTTGGTTCAATGAGTCCTGTGAGTAAATACAAAGAAAGCCTGCTCATGCAGGTATCGAGGCCTCTTGTAGTGTCTGCAGAAACAGGGTCAAGTGTCATTGATATTCTGTCCAGGTTGGCTTCTCTTGGAGCTGAAATCCTTACTGCACAAGCTAAGGAAATGATGCCTCTGGAAGATATCACAGGAAAAAATATTCAGCAATTAGCATTAGATTCAGGTCCTAGCCTTAAGAAATCCAAAACAAG GGAGTTCACAGATCCAGAGCTAAACAATGAATCAGATCATAGACTTCATGTACTCTCTTTTGATAGAGGGATGTCTATTTCACAAGGAATGAACCAGGTACAATTTGGGACTCTATCTGCCAAAAGGGATACTCAAGAACTCGAGCTCTCTGCCACTGGGAATATTCCGGAGCTCAAGATGTCTGCCATTAGGGATATTTACAATGAACTTGTTTTCCTTGAGGAATTAGTTCCTTCAGCCATGGAAAAGATAGAACCTCTAGCTGTTGAGGGACTCAAAATACAGTCAGAAATGGCAGATCAAGATGCACCTTCCAATCTGAATGCATTATGGCCATCAGAAAGAACTCCTTCTGTACCAAAGAGAACCGAAGAAAGTGGCAGGCTTGGGTTGGAGGGTACTACAGGCTTGGGATTATCAGGTGTCAAAGATTATGACTATAATGGTGAAGGCTTAATGGCAATGGCTATAACCTTAGATGAGTGCATGAAATTAGATGCAGCAATGGCTGACAAAGAGGTGAGTGAGAGATCGCCCAAGTCTCTTCCCGATCACTGTGATGTAAACTTGGAGTTAACTGGCAGAAGGCATCCCAAATGCAATAAAAGTGAATTGGAAAGGCAGAAACATGCCCTGGAAAGATGGAGTACTATAGGAAAGACCTTAACAATAGCTCTGAGAATCCAATTGCACGATCCTCTTAGGAACTATGAACCAGTTGGAGCTCCAATGATGGCTTTAGTAAAAGCAGAGCGTGTTGAGCTACCTCCAAGCCCCACAACAGGAAGAGTAGTAGACAAATGGAATTGTGAAGTCTATGGAGAAACtaaagagaggaaagaagaatCTCATTTTAAAGTCACAAATGTTCATGTTGCAGGTCTTAAGTTGCAGGAAAATACCAGGACAAATGGCTGGAGCAATCCAAAACAGAAACAATCGGGTTCTCGTTGGCTGATTGCAAATGGGATGGGCAAGAGTCAAAAGCATCCTTTGCTAAAACAAATGTCAGCAGCATCAAAAGTAGATGTCAAACCCAGGGAGACTCTATGGAGTATTTCCACTCGTTTTCATAGCAGTGGGAAGCAAGGAAATGAAATTGCTACTTTGGGTTCTCACATTAGAAACCCTGATATCATATTCCCTAATGATACAATTAATTTTAGATAG